GCCAGCGTGCCCGGATGTTCATGAGCTAGCTGTGCTTTCGATTCAGGAGGAAAAATGAGCGAACCCATCAAAATCGGCATCGGCGGACCCGTGGGAGCCGGCAAAACCCAGCTCGTGGAGCGACTCACACGGCACATGAGTGCCGAGATCTCCATGGCCGCCATCACCAACGACATCTACACCATCGAGGACGCCAAGATCCTAGCCGCCAACGGCATCCTCCCCGTGGACCGGATCATCGGCGTCGAAACCGGCGGCTGCCCGCACACCGCCATCCGCGAAGACACCTCCATGAACACCGCCGCCATCGAGGAACTCAAAACCCGCCACCCCGACCTGCAGGTGATCTTCGTCGAATCCGGCGGCGACAACCTCTCCGCCACCTT
The Sphingomonas faeni genome window above contains:
- the ureG gene encoding urease accessory protein UreG; its protein translation is MSEPIKIGIGGPVGAGKTQLVERLTRHMSAEISMAAITNDIYTIEDAKILAANGILPVDRIIGVETGGCPHTAIREDTSMNTAAIEELKTRHPDLQVIFVESGGDNLSATFSPELVDFSIYIIDVAQGEKIPRKAGQGMIKSDLFIINKTDLAPHVGADLSVMERDSKEFRGNKPFCFTNLKTDEGLDKVIDWIRHDVLMLDLAS